The sequence ATGGAATGAAATTTTGGTTTGAAGTGGGAACAAATGATGAAACCAGCGATAGGGATGGCGATGGAATAATTGATGCCATTGACGATACTCGGGATTTGATGCTCGAATTGACACACTTGGGCTACACCGAGATGGACGACTGTGCTTATGTTCTGGTAGCAGGAGGAGAGCATAACCAAACCACCTGGTCGCAAGTTTTGGATGATTTTTTAATTTGGTGTTATGGGAAGTAGTAAAGCAAAAAATGAAACGGTTTTTGTTACCACGTTTTACAATAATATTGAGGCGAACATTGTTAAGGGTCGGCTTGAAAGTGAAGGTGTATCGTGCTTTCTGACGAATGAAAACTTTTCGACTTTAATGCCACACCTAAACTATCTTGCGGGTGGTGGAACGCATCTGTTTGTTTTGCAAAGCGATTTTCAGTTAGCTGCGTCAATTCTTAATGAGATTGAAACCCCAAACAAGGTTGCAGACAGGGTGGTTTGTCCACAATGCCAATCGTTAGATGTGACGCTAGGATTGGGGAAGTCGAAGTTTAAAAAGTTGACAATAATCCTTCTCTCTGCAATATTTGGGATGCAATTCAGCAATATAAAACTAAGCTATAACTGTAGAAATTGCAAGAATGAGTTTTAGCAATATTGCAGATGGAATATTTAACTAAATAATAGAAATGGCTAAAGAGACTCTCCCTAAATATTACTCGCCAACCGAGGAGAAAATCAACGTGATTTCACATGCTGTTGGTTTTTTCTTGAGTATAGTTGCTCTTGTTCTTTTGGTGCTACGTGCCGTTATGTACGGCAACGTTTTACATGTGGTTAGCTTCACCATTTTTGGCATAAGCTTAATTATGCTCTATGCTGCTTCGAGTCTATACCATAGTGCTAAGAATGAGGCGCGGCGAAACCGTTTGAAGATTTTTGACCACGCATCTATTTACGTTCTTATTGCCGGAACGTATACCCCATATACCCTTGTTACCCTTGAAGGCACTACAGGTTGGATAATCTTTGGCGTTTCGTGGGGCATTGCGCTGGTGGGAATTACGCTAAAATTATTCTTTACCGGAAGGTTTTCTATTGCCTCTACCATAATGTATGTACTAATGGGATGGGTAATTGTTTTTGCTATTAAGCCACTTATCCACAACTTATCGTCGGAAGGCCTTTTTTGGCTTTTTCTTGGAGGTGTTGCTTATACTCTTGGTGCGGTTCTTTATAGCATTAAGAAAATTAAGTTTAACCACGCTATTTTTCACATTCTTGTGCTTGTTGGTAGTTTATGCCATTTTATCTCGATATTCTTCTATGTTTAAGGAGTTTTCTGCTAATAAAACTATCCCGTTAGTGCAACTCCTCTCAAAGGGTTAAGGCTACTTC is a genomic window of Williamwhitmania taraxaci containing:
- the trhA gene encoding PAQR family membrane homeostasis protein TrhA, with translation MAKETLPKYYSPTEEKINVISHAVGFFLSIVALVLLVLRAVMYGNVLHVVSFTIFGISLIMLYAASSLYHSAKNEARRNRLKIFDHASIYVLIAGTYTPYTLVTLEGTTGWIIFGVSWGIALVGITLKLFFTGRFSIASTIMYVLMGWVIVFAIKPLIHNLSSEGLFWLFLGGVAYTLGAVLYSIKKIKFNHAIFHILVLVGSLCHFISIFFYV
- a CDS encoding putative signal transducing protein, whose protein sequence is MGSSKAKNETVFVTTFYNNIEANIVKGRLESEGVSCFLTNENFSTLMPHLNYLAGGGTHLFVLQSDFQLAASILNEIETPNKVADRVVCPQCQSLDVTLGLGKSKFKKLTIILLSAIFGMQFSNIKLSYNCRNCKNEF